The following coding sequences are from one Parabacteroides pacaensis window:
- a CDS encoding glycosyltransferase, producing the protein MIELLGDIVLVFTALQLFVVLVNLIWNEKLASRPLSHPIPTVSVLIPARNEERNIRRLLDDLLRLPCPPVEIMVCNDQSTDRTAAVVEEYAALHPSVKLFHSPPLPRRWTGKNFACHQLAAQATGEYLLFLDADVRIKGRAIERATYIAEKHKLKLLTVFPRQLLFSFGEKAVVPLMNYILLTLLPLITVRLVTNQRSLAAANGQFMLFHASEYRDLRPHKRVRKQYVEDIRIARYYKSKGLRVGCFTGDDEIACRMYPGFAEAINGFARSLPTFFGESYTVALLFWGITTAGFLFVFQAFSREVFYVYLAGYVVIRVLVSLISHQSVVYNVLLCPIQQLCMGWVILYSLIRRGSKRHYWKGRKLPG; encoded by the coding sequence ATGATTGAATTACTAGGCGATATCGTATTGGTTTTTACGGCACTGCAATTGTTCGTGGTACTGGTAAACCTGATATGGAACGAGAAACTGGCGTCCCGCCCGCTTTCCCACCCGATACCCACCGTGTCCGTATTAATTCCCGCCCGGAATGAAGAAAGGAATATCCGCCGGTTGCTGGACGATTTACTGCGGTTGCCTTGTCCTCCGGTGGAAATTATGGTTTGCAACGATCAGTCTACAGACCGTACCGCTGCGGTTGTGGAAGAATATGCCGCACTGCATCCTTCTGTAAAGTTATTCCATTCTCCACCCCTTCCCCGGCGTTGGACGGGAAAGAACTTCGCTTGCCATCAGCTTGCCGCGCAAGCTACGGGCGAATATCTTCTTTTTTTAGACGCCGATGTGCGTATAAAAGGACGTGCCATCGAAAGGGCTACCTATATCGCAGAAAAACATAAATTAAAGCTTTTGACGGTTTTTCCCCGCCAACTGCTCTTTTCTTTTGGAGAAAAAGCGGTGGTTCCTTTGATGAATTATATCTTGCTGACTTTATTGCCGCTTATCACTGTCCGGCTGGTAACAAACCAGCGTTCGCTTGCCGCAGCCAATGGGCAGTTTATGTTATTCCATGCTTCGGAATACCGGGACTTGCGACCTCACAAACGGGTACGCAAACAGTACGTGGAAGATATCCGGATTGCCCGGTATTACAAGAGCAAGGGGTTACGGGTAGGTTGCTTCACGGGCGACGATGAAATTGCCTGCCGTATGTATCCGGGGTTTGCGGAGGCGATAAACGGGTTTGCCCGTAGTTTGCCGACTTTCTTCGGTGAATCGTATACGGTAGCTCTCTTATTCTGGGGGATTACTACGGCGGGATTCTTGTTTGTGTTCCAGGCGTTTTCGCGAGAAGTATTTTATGTATATCTGGCGGGATATGTGGTGATCAGGGTGCTCGTCTCCCTGATCAGTCACCAGTCTGTAGTGTATAATGTATTACTCTGTCCTATCCAGCAACTTTGCATGGGGTGGGTTATTCTTTATTCACTGATCCGGAGAGGAAGTAAAAGGCATTATTGGAAAGGAAGAAAACTACCGGGGTGA